Sequence from the Magallana gigas chromosome 4, xbMagGiga1.1, whole genome shotgun sequence genome:
tttcttatatatactaGTAACCCCCATCCAAAAAAACTACTTTTAAAAGTATcgagaatttattttcaaaatcattaaattgtCTACAAATGGGGATAAAAGTTCGCCAGACGTTGTCTCAGAGTTTTAGAACCTGTCTCAGAGAAATTAATGTCATGCAAACACTGCAATTAATAATTCGGATTTCCGTGTTTTAAATATGGTCTAATATCCATAAAGGATAACAATAATTGTTTAGCAGTTATAACGAAATATACTCTCCCGAAAAGTTTAACCGGTTAATACAAATTTTACTAAAAAGTTTTCAGCGTTTTATTGCATTAACTTTATAATTGTACACcaataaaaaattttcaagGTTGCATTAGGGAAGATTACCTTCTTTATCCACGTTGATGAAGTGAGGAGCGATGGACGACTCCATGGTGGCACCTGTTGGCAGGGTGTTTCTGGTACACACTGTACCAAACTGTGAAAACCGGTCCTTACTGTATGCCTCaagtaatatatttatatattgtaatatgTTGTACGTTGTGACCATTGGGGCGAGCGCAACAGGACTGCAGATATTTGGCACCATTGTCATTTACATCCAATTGACTTGCCCCACCTTTAAACAGTCTTTTACTCAGTAATTTGATAAGTAGAATCAGTAAACGATAATTTGCTTGTAATTATCGTTCCTATTTTTTGGATTTGCAACTACTACATGgataaattttaacatttcaaagCTTGAATTTTTATCAAGTTATTTATGCCTTGAacgaattaaaataaaaactatttagCCGATGGATCGCAGATTACATTTTAAAAGCAAGTAATCATTACACGTTGCACGCAGTACAGATGTATAATGATACATCTCTACATTTAAGAAACATGTCACTGTGACTTTTTACGAAATCCTACGGAAGTTAACAAACCTCAAGAAACCATAATATCCGAGTGAAGGTCAGCCAGTTTTCGGCAGAGAACaacagaaattgaaaaaaatactgtGATGCTCACAAAAAGGCTTTTCTTTCTCTTCGCGATCTATGAATTAAGCTCGATCTTCCTTCCGCGcactgattttagaatttgcttCTCTCTCTAGCCAGCGCTTGCTGTTAGCTTTTAATCATAAGGACATATAATAAACTTAACATGTAttacatacatatattattggatatgtaaaaaagaatgtGTAGGAGCTCtaattatttattctttatctttttttatattagagACAAAAATCATTGTCAACCCAGCTTTACCACAACACTTGATATGAAACGAAATGATGTTGTGTATGGATCTAAAGTTGGCAATACAACAAATCCTCAGTATCTAAAAGTCGATAACTGGGTAACATGTCTTATTATTGTACATttgaatatctattttttttagattttgataATGCTTATCTGTCGGACGTATTTCATTTTGATCGTATGGTTCAAATAAATTAGCATATATTAATTATTGTCTTCGAAGAATAAATATGTAGACAAGATTTCAATCAGCGTGGGAGACACACGGCCATCATCAGTACCACTAAGAAGCTTCTGCAGCCACGGTACCTGTACAAACACTACTGGTAGTTTTCATTGTACCTGCACGGCATCTGTGTATGGTCTAAAGTGTCAAATAGATGAAGATGCAGAAGCTCCTTGAATTGCATTCGTTTACATCCTGGTCACAGTTTCTACCTGTCCAACCTGTTAATGTAAAATCAACTTTATTTAAGATAATACGAAAGAGTAACAGAGGATAAAACTTGTTAGTTTCAATAAATAACGTACCAATTGTACAGTGTCTGTTACAGCCTTGTAATGGAGGAGAGTGCGTTAACAAAATAGGTAGTTATCAATGTAATTTTCGACGGGGAACGTCGGGGGTAAACTGTGAACATTTAACTGGGACCAGCTGCAATGGTGTCACGTGTAGTAATCACAGTAAATGCATTACGAGACACAGAAAACCAGTGTGCCAATGCAACGATGGCTACTCTGGAACGGATTGTTCcgtaaacaatttttgtttatacaatcaatgtaaaaataattcaacatgTGTAATCGGGGAATCAAATTATACATGTTATTGTCCGAAGGGATTTAATGGACAATTTtgtgaacaaattgatttttgtgCCAGCAATCCATATCATAATTCAGGCATATGTATAAACACTGCATTCAACTTTTCATGCAACTGCGTAAATAATTTTATGGGTCCAACATGCAAAGCTTTTAACTACTGTGCAGGAAATGAATGTAGCAACCATGGATCATGCTAGATACTATGCAATGGATATAGATGCAATTGTATTGGTGGATTCAAAGGCACTGACTGTGAATTCACAGATCATTGTTTTGGAAAGAACTGTAACAATAAAGGAAACTGCACAAGTGACACTAATACATATACTTGTCATTGTGATGCACGGTATATTGGCCAAAATTGTGAAACTACAAATTATTGGTATAGGAAGAATTGCTCAAATCATGGAACATGCCGTGTAATCAACGACACCTATAAATGTAATTGTCATTCTGGATATACTGGTAAAGACTGTGAGCATGATTATTGTTTTGGTAAAACCTGTTCTCGTCATGGCAGGTGTCAAAACAGGGAAAGCTCCTACTCTGTCAATGCAACGCTGGATACACAGGACACGATTGTGAACACACTTATTGTGATTCAAACCAATGTCAAAATGGTGCAACATGTGTTAATGGTCATTCAggctatacatgtaaatgtgatCCTAGGTTTATTGGGAATCACTGTCAAACACGTAATTACTGTCACGGTCAGAATTGCCATTCTCGAGGAACTTGTCAGAATGGTGGGAATACTTATTCGTGCCACTGTAGAACTGGTTACTCTGGAAAAGATTTCGAGCACGACAGCTGCTATAATAACAAGTGTCAGCATGGATCATCTTGTAAATTAGTATCAGGATCATCAAACTATACTTGCACATGTCCTTTAGATTACATCGGAACTTTGTGTGAAACACGTAATTTTTGCAATGTACAAAACTGCAACGGTCATGGAAATTGTACCAACAATAAAACTGGTTAAATCTGTCAATTTTTACGACAATACCAAGGAAGAAAATGCGAACAAAAAAACTACTGTCACAGAAACCTGTGTTTTCATGAAAACTGTGCAAATACTCTCAATGGTTTCAATTGCCAAGGCGGGTACATGGGCCATACATGAAATTCGGTAGATCACTGCTTTAATCAACATTGCTCAAACCACGGTCAGTGTCATAACAAAGATAACCATTATGAATGTAAGTGTAATAATAGTTATATCGGCAAAAACTGCGAAACCAAGGATGTATGTTTTGGAAAGCAGTGTAACAATCACGGAACGTGCATCAGGGGTACTCGTAACTATTTGTGTCATTGCCGTGCTAACTTTATTGGCAAAGACTCTGAGACAATCAATCATTGCTATAATAAGAATTGTTCTCATCATGGAACATGCCATAATGAAATTACCGCTTACAAATGTAATTGTCACTCTGGATATACTGGCAGAGACTGTGAACATGATTACTGTTTCAATACAACATGTTCCGTCCATAGTAAATGTCAAAGTGGACAAAATTTCTACAAATGTCAGTGTGACGTTGGTTATATTGGACGTGATTGTGAACACACccactgttttgaaaataaatgtcaaaatgGTGCAACGTGTCTCAATGAAAATTCAACCTATACGTGGAAATGTGTTGATGGTTTTGTTGGACATTATTGTCAAACACGGAATAATTGTTCTATTGATATGTGTAATGGACATGGAacgtgtgtaaattttaaaggcAACCATGCATGTCTATGTGAAAAGGGTTTGAAAGGGTTGCAATGCGaggaaaatataaaagaatGTCTCTCAAGTCCTTGCAAGAATAACGGAACATGCATTGACAAGATTAATGGTTATAGTTGTTCGTGTTCCAAATATTGGGAAGGCGACTCTTGTCAGAATGATGTTAACGAATGTCGGTACCTTCCATGTGGATTATACGGGACTTGTGTGAATAATGGAGGCAACTTTTCGTGTTTATGTGACACTTTCTGGACAGGCAGACACTGCGAAAGTCGTGTCAAATTGTGTTCTTTTATGCCATGCAAAAATAACGCTACTTGCGTTGACTCAGAGGATACATATCACTGTCAGTGTAACGACAAATTCAAAGGTCGATATGCGACATTGATATTGATGAGTGTTTAGTGTCTCCTTGTAAAAATGGCGGCAGTTGCTTAAATACACATGGGGCATACGTCTGCAAATGCTCTGGGCAAATAACTGGTTTTAACTGCGAGCACATgataaatgacaatatttaaagTTGCATTTATACATGCTAGCATAATATATAGATGGAAATAATTAGAATCGAAAATAGAATACACATATATTTcttgattaataaataaattaatcagTCATTTTGATTagtattgcatttttttattcatatttataatattcattttaatctTGAGATATTCGGACCTAGAAATCCAGAGCTAGTTAATGTAGTATGAATGTTTCATCGCGGATACTAATGGTTCTTATGCAAAAAAGTAATCAGAAGGGttaaaacttttagaaaaagaaaggaaaatttATCGGGACTTTAGTATCAGCACACAATGGGTCATGGGTACTAATATGATATAATGTCCTTACATCCTCATATATGTTCTcgatgtacatacatgtaaatgcagtGGTAAATACCATCCATGTCACAGTTTTCTTTGTTAAAATAAGGGTTTGTGTGTAGAAGCTGAACTGTTAGTGTCAAACTAGATAAGGCGAACATTTTTGTGAAGAGATACTATTCGATTATTGTGCTGGAGATATGTGTTAATACAACGGATTATGTAGAATTAAAAAATCCTTTCTTTTccatatgtttaaaaatcggTTAAAGTGTTTGGAGAGCGATTCagatatatgatacatgtactattgcaTATTTAAGAATAGTCTAAGAATATGCGCAGTTATCTTAAGAACCCCTTGCAACCACTGTAATAGCATGCATTCATCCGACTCACGCTTTGCAGGTTCACAAGGAAAAGCCGACATATTAAATCAGTTATTTCGATTTACTGCACGAACCCAAGAAACTCACAAAAACTATCCCTCCCCTCCAAACAAAAGTTATACATGCCATAAACAACAATCACTTGTGGTCCctgaattaaataaattatcaaaaagtcAGTATCACCACACGTTTACTTACAACACTACCTGGACAGAAAATTAGCTTAagtttatattcatttattacatacttagtaataaatacaggtttttgcATATGCGATACAGCTAACTGTATAATACCAGTATCAGACTCTGGGGCTGATACGGATTTTGTAGGGCTGATACGAATCCGTATCGCACTTCTTTCGGAACTCCTCTGATTTTTTCACTTCAGAATTAGGTAGCAATTTAAGCAATGATTCATACGTCACAAAACGTCTGAGTTTCGTGTTGTTTCGGCTACACCGAATTTAGGAATAAAAATGACTTAGATACCTTATTAGACCCTCTGGCTGATATTAGTGTctcgggctgatacaggttGTAATATAGAAAAAAGTATGAATTATTCTCTATGCACtgaattcaaataatttaataaatgttcTACTCTGAtggcaaataattattttgatctGACTTAGTTCATAGTCAATATGAAGATATCCTGCAAATTTAGATgaatattaatggaaatattagttGCTTAAAGGGGGCCTTTTCAGTGCCACCAATGCGTATCATTTATGTATCTTAAATTATTAATGTATAACCCTAACAAGATGATGGTACATCTCGGCTCCTATTTAAGAGGACAGGGAATCCAATTTAGTGGCAAAAGAATTTGGCAGGTACACCAATACACAATTCTTGTTACTTTTACCTTAAGTTTGTTTATCACGTTTTATCAAGGACAATCGCAGACTTGCAATTTGAAAGAGATCACAAAAATCCCAAAAATTAGACCACCGCGAAAATTACCGGAAATACGGTATCCAATTGCTcatacaaaatgaatattagGTCGGTCAAATTAGATATTTGTTTGATCTAACTAGAAATATGTGCGGACGGattagatatttgttcggacgaattatgcatttaatttgtttggCTGAAATAATGCATTTGTTCAgacgaattagatatttgttcggacgaactaGCTATTAGTTTGGACGAATTAGGTATTGAATTAGGTATTTGTTCAGACAAATTTGACATCTGTTCGAATTATTTAGTAAATTTGAGAAAGAGGATCATAATCATGTAtactaaaatgtaaaaagtcgaAATCAGTTTGTTTGCAAGATCATGCGcggaacaaaaaaaaattacccgaTTGCGGGGTGGggttagggggggggggctctggAAAATAAGATAGTGTgctggaaggggggggggggttcgtaGCCCTTTCTCCTCTAACCATCTAGTCTCtacccctctagatccgcgcatgacgATTTTTCTTTggaaacaattataaaaaattgtcGCGCTATGCCAGGAAAAATATAATTACTCCCACCCTGTTCCGAAATGCAAGGCTGTGATACATTATGAGAATTGtgctcttttaaaaaatttaatttggttTGTCCAAATAATTACTAACCTACTCGATTaagaattttttacatgaacttTTGAACATTAAATTAACAGACGATTGTGTTAAcaactaaaaaaatatgttaaagttTCTTAAATAATAAGATATTAAAAGTGGGGCGATAGAACATTtcgtgaatatatatatatatatatatatatatatatatatatatatatatatataaatatatatatatatatatatatatatatatatatatatatatatatatatatatatatatatatatataatatatatatatatatatatatattatatatatatatatatatatatatatatatatatatatatatatatatatatatatatatatatagaacaaaagATTTAGGGTTATAAGAGGAGATATAAAGAAGCAATAAGATTAACCGACAACACAAAcagtaaagtaaaattttgtcaaattttcttcaggacaacaaaatgaaaactacATATGAAAGGCGAATAATATGTACAAAACTAGAACTAAACtaaaatctaaatcaaatatAGAACACCAGATTTGAAACGTGTCAACTACATCTTTGTATTAAAGATCTTCGGCCTCAGTGTGTATTGAATACAGCCCGGTGTGTTAACACCGGGGTTCCCCATTCACCCTTGATTTAACCTGAATAACTAATagtatacatttttagaaatgattcTTTCAAAAGGTTTGCTCATACAAGACAGAAGAGATAGAAGGGTTATCTTTCTTAAACAATGGAAAAACGTAGGCTTATTTCCAAAAGTCTGGAAAAATGTGAGTGATAATAATAATTGTTGAATAATATGCACTAATAATATTAGTGATTTTGAGAGTATTTTTACATGAATGGTTAATTTTACGCttaaaacatcaatttttagATATCTAAGTATTACAATGTGGTGGACGATAACTACAGCATAAAGGAAGTTTCCCTTTCACCTGTGGTATTTTAATCCAGATGATTACAGTATCATCAggtttttaaatcttctttacGATTAGCCTTCttgaaatttgaaacaaatatcATTACTCTACAACAATATCagttacaatttcttttttgcattttattaaaaGCCTCAATAAacagattttcatttgaaacattAAAGTCTCAATACGTTTCTGTAAAACATGGAATATCAAAATCATGTCCTTAATACATCAGACAGTCAATTTTGTTTCCAATGCtttgaatattaaaatgaaatatgtcaAGAGATTTTTCAAGAGAAGAACCTGGGTTTGTTTCAATATCACAAAAAGAAGAAGAGGAATACAACATGATAACACTTTTCAAGTTACAAACtgaagttttaaaatgtacataagTCATATTTAAACAATGTCTTAAACTAATGTAACCTTCATGTTACAATCCTTGGTTTTTATCAGATTTATATTAAGTGTCAGGCACACATATAGATAATTATCTGATTTACATATACAGTgacaaagtaaacaaaataaatgtaactgtATGCTGTTATCATTTCCACTGAGAGGCAAAGCAGTTTTTAAATTATCTCATAACCAATGGTTCACACAACGTTTCATTATGGTTGGATCTAAATTTCCATGTTTCTTGCTTTTTCTGACACTTCTACTGcaggtaaaatatacatttcaaacaTACATAAGGTCTTCTGTTTCCAACGTAAgtccttattgttattctttggtttcttttcccctattattttttttcttccgatTTTtctgcacgcgatttctcagcaACGACTCGGCCGATTCAGATGTAATACATATTGGTCTGAGAATTGCTGATAGTTAATGAGTATATTCTTTAACAGTCAGGGAATATTTAAGAGATTTATCTTAATTactgtaaaattcaaattgtttaattattattaaaaattaaccttatttcaatcaaatgcaacaactaaaatgatgaatatgaaaatcattCTAATACGTTTTTTATATGGTTGTCAATAAAAATGATACTTTTCACCCTGATTAAATATTCTCAACATCATGAATACCTCTACAAGGATATTACGTAATGTCATACACAAGGTgtcagactgacaatttacatGGTTGAATTGCGACATTCAAACCTGTTGATCTGatgtatactatacacagataCTGCCTCGCTAATCTTTCTGCTCTCTGTGAAGTAAAACCTCAAAGACATTTTGAAAACCTGACTGGGTATCTTctccattttgaaaataaataattatgtcaagaaatatagaaatttattgttgaaaaaaattgtccactgcatttagaaattaaaattcttGTGGAGTCTGCCTATAGTTTCCAATTTTGGACCGGCTTTCTAATATTAAGTCTAAAATGTGATATGTGTGCTTCAAAACTTCAAAAGAAgctatatttcaaataaatgaacagaatatataatttaataaattgtgttaaatatgaaatatgtgttatttgataattaaaagaCAATGATTTGGACCTTAAAATATTCTCAGTAATTATCAGCAATTCTCAGTACCAACAGTAAATCTCAGTAAATCTCAGTAATTATCTGAACTCACAGCAAAagtatcagtaaatatcagttaATATCAGAACCCAcagcaattacatgtatcagtaacaacagtaaaattatcagtaaatatcagcaattctcagcactaacaatacaatatcagtaaatatcagaaaatCATCAGCAACAAAATGGCACTTTCAATACTTTTCAGAGCCAGTAGTGATAATACATGCTGAAATACGAATACACCCTTCCAATGTCTTAGTTCTGATAAATGGTATagtgaaaaatgaatatgtttaaCATTATGACCTgtttaattattcataaaatgaaa
This genomic interval carries:
- the LOC136275015 gene encoding fibropellin-1-like; protein product: MDDSMVAPVGRVFLPCNGGECVNKIGSYQCNFRRGTSGVNCEHLTGTSCNGVTCSNHSKCITRHRKPVCQCNDGYSGTDCSVNNFCLYNQCKNNSTCVIGESNYTCYCPKGFNGQFCEQIDFCASNPYHNSGICINTAFNFSCNCVNNFMGPTCKAFNYCAGNECSNHGSCLLGITVKHVITVTVRIAILEELVRMVGILIRATVELVTLEKISSTTAAIITSVSMDHLSVDHCFNQHCSNHGQCHNKDNHYECKCNNSYIGKNCETKDVCFGKQCNNHGTCIRGTRNYLCHCRANFIGKDSETINHCYNKNCSHHGTCHNEITAYKCNCHSGYTGRDCEHDYCFNTTCSVHSKCQSGQNFYKCQCDVGYIGRDCEHTHCFENKCQNGATCLNENSTYTWKCVDGFVGHYCQTRNNCSIDMCNGHGTCVNFKGNHACLCEKGLKGLQCEENIKECLSSPCKNNGTCIDKINGYSCSCSKYWEGDSCQNDVNECRYLPCGLYGTCVNNGGNFSCLCDTFWTGRHCESRVKLCSFMPCKNNATCVDSEDTYHCQCNDKFKGRYATLILMSV